A region from the Mucilaginibacter sp. CSA2-8R genome encodes:
- a CDS encoding SDR family oxidoreductase, with translation MENTTNQDPTEKYVSEPFSEQQQDAPGTETELQPKADHGENSYKGSGKLTGRKAIITGGDSGIGRAVAIAYAREGADVLISYFNEDEDARQTAKFIEEAGRKAVLVSGDIRDEAHCQKIIDTAVAEFGQIDILVNNAAFQMSRQSLQEVSTEEWDRTFKTNIYPMFYLCKAAEQHLKPGATIINTTSVNAYKPRPTLVAYAATKSAIQNFTSSMAQLWAEKGIRVNCVAPGPIWTPLIPSTMTPDEVKSFGQDVPLKRAGQPAELAAAYVLLASEDSSYMTGSTIQVTGGSPTI, from the coding sequence ATGGAAAACACAACCAACCAAGACCCTACAGAAAAGTATGTAAGCGAACCGTTTTCGGAACAGCAGCAGGACGCTCCGGGAACCGAAACCGAATTGCAGCCTAAAGCCGATCATGGCGAAAACTCCTACAAAGGATCGGGCAAATTGACAGGCCGCAAAGCTATTATCACCGGCGGCGACTCGGGCATTGGCCGTGCTGTAGCTATTGCTTACGCACGCGAGGGCGCCGACGTTTTAATTTCGTATTTTAATGAAGACGAAGATGCCCGACAAACTGCCAAATTTATTGAAGAAGCTGGCCGAAAGGCAGTATTGGTAAGCGGCGATATCCGCGATGAAGCACATTGCCAGAAAATTATTGATACCGCTGTGGCCGAGTTTGGTCAGATTGATATCCTGGTAAACAATGCTGCTTTCCAGATGTCGCGCCAGTCGTTGCAGGAAGTGAGTACTGAGGAATGGGACCGCACTTTTAAAACCAACATTTACCCGATGTTTTATTTGTGCAAAGCGGCCGAGCAACACTTAAAGCCAGGTGCTACCATCATTAACACCACCTCGGTAAATGCTTATAAACCCCGGCCAACTTTAGTAGCCTATGCAGCTACAAAAAGCGCTATCCAAAACTTTACCTCGAGCATGGCGCAACTGTGGGCCGAAAAAGGTATAAGGGTTAATTGCGTAGCACCAGGCCCCATCTGGACACCACTCATCCCATCTACCATGACGCCTGATGAGGTAAAATCATTTGGGCAGGATGTACCGCTTAAACGTGCCGGTCAGCCCGCCGAACTGGCCGCTGCTTATGTATTACTGGCGTCAGAAGATTCAAGTTATATGACCGGTTCTACCATACAGGTAACCGGCGGCTCTCCAACCATTTAA